One Acidobacteriaceae bacterium genomic region harbors:
- a CDS encoding Rieske 2Fe-2S domain-containing protein, with the protein MEEMLPPPSPEEQEHRLEVERISRRTLLMNIGIALNAIVGIAIATPVVVYLLGPTLRRKEYRHWVAIGDVNEFHPGDTKLVVFRNPFKDSWDGATDNVPAYVRCTAPGQFVVFAINCAHLGCPVRWFSESQLFMCPCHGGVYYADGSRASGPPERGLFTYEAKVENGQLMIDAGQLPTLGNRASNVPCPGAKPKKESELVQIT; encoded by the coding sequence ATGGAAGAGATGTTGCCGCCACCGTCTCCGGAGGAGCAGGAGCACCGGCTCGAGGTGGAACGGATCTCGCGGCGCACGCTGCTGATGAATATCGGGATTGCGCTGAACGCGATTGTCGGAATTGCGATTGCGACGCCGGTGGTGGTGTATCTGCTGGGGCCGACGCTGCGGCGCAAAGAGTACCGGCATTGGGTTGCGATCGGCGATGTGAACGAGTTTCATCCGGGCGATACGAAGCTGGTTGTGTTTCGCAATCCGTTCAAAGATTCGTGGGATGGCGCGACGGACAACGTGCCTGCATATGTGCGGTGCACGGCGCCGGGACAGTTTGTGGTGTTTGCGATCAACTGCGCGCACCTGGGATGTCCGGTGCGGTGGTTCTCCGAGTCGCAGCTATTTATGTGTCCGTGTCATGGCGGTGTGTACTACGCGGATGGGAGCCGCGCGTCAGGGCCTCCGGAACGTGGGCTGTTCACATACGAGGCGAAGGTTGAGAACGGGCAGTTGATGATCGATGCGGGACAGTTGCCGACACTGGGGAATCGCGCAAGCAATGTTCCCTGCCCTGGCGCGAAGCCGAAAAAGGAGAGCGAGCTGGTGCAGATTACGTAA
- a CDS encoding c-type cytochrome: protein MRFRMAAALLPGLIFTAGCHWPGRPTPADIVPRPEAVMSFDKLYAQNCAGCHGVDGQNGQATNLANPLYEALVDDATLRDVIANGEKGSLMPAFAQSAGGNLTDAQVNAIVSGMRASWSKGDVLAGQNAPPYKASGAGDAGRGQQVYSTACARCHGDVGQKPGPAGSILDGAFLALINPQTIRTTVIAGRPDIGQPDWRGDVPGHPLTDADINDVTAWMMAQRPANPGQPYPDDNTTSEKPGEAQPIAPAKR, encoded by the coding sequence ATGAGATTTCGCATGGCTGCGGCGTTGCTGCCGGGATTGATTTTTACGGCTGGTTGCCACTGGCCGGGAAGGCCGACTCCGGCAGATATTGTGCCGAGGCCGGAGGCGGTGATGTCGTTCGACAAGCTGTATGCGCAGAATTGCGCGGGATGTCATGGCGTGGACGGGCAGAATGGGCAGGCGACGAATCTCGCGAATCCGCTGTATGAGGCGCTGGTGGACGATGCGACGCTGCGCGATGTGATTGCGAATGGAGAGAAGGGCTCGCTGATGCCGGCGTTCGCGCAGAGTGCAGGAGGCAATCTGACGGATGCGCAGGTGAATGCGATTGTGAGCGGGATGCGAGCGAGTTGGTCGAAGGGCGATGTGCTGGCGGGACAGAATGCGCCGCCGTACAAAGCGTCGGGCGCGGGAGATGCCGGACGAGGACAGCAGGTGTATTCGACGGCGTGTGCGCGCTGTCATGGAGACGTTGGGCAAAAGCCTGGACCGGCGGGATCGATTCTTGATGGGGCATTTTTGGCGTTGATTAATCCGCAGACGATTCGTACGACCGTGATTGCAGGACGGCCGGATATTGGGCAGCCGGATTGGCGTGGCGATGTGCCGGGGCATCCGCTGACGGATGCGGATATCAACGATGTGACGGCGTGGATGATGGCGCAGCGTCCGGCGAATCCGGGACAGCCTTACCCGGACGACAACACGACTTCAGAGAAGCCGGGCGAGGCACAGCCGATTGCGCCAGCGAAGCGTTAG
- the ctaD gene encoding cytochrome c oxidase subunit I produces MATPSVPIPNRVEGVLDQTPPQPYPGTYLEVIHDWVVTVDHKKIGIMYISYALIFLLVAGVEALLIRAQLFFPDNHLISPFVFDRLFTMHGTTMVFLVGMPILFGFGNYLIPLMIGARDMAFPRLNAFSFWISAFAGMMLYFSFIGGNGLTGTGTAPDVAWFAYAPLTERAFSPGHSTDYWALSIIASGIGSIGTAINILATVFCMRCKGMTLFRMPLLAWLYTTVAGMVLITISPLTACQAMLTIDRYLGGHFFDTQAGGSAILWAHFFWIFGHPEVYILVLPAFGFANEIIPVFSRKAIFGYPAMVAASVGIGFISLGVWAHHMFTIGMTSFGNAFFTLSTMLVGIPTGIKIFNWLATIWGGRVRFATPMLFAIGFLFQFLIAGLTGIMLSVSPWNWQLHNSYFVVAHFHYVLVGAIVFMIFSAIYYWYPKMTGRMLDERLGKWHFWLMLIGFHLTFDVMHIPGLLGMPRQIYTYQADRGWAIWNQIVSVGGFLQAIAVLILVYNLVHSYFKGREAGPDPWDAWTLEWSTHSPPPAYNFAVDPVVASRRPLWDLKHPEDPDSAFE; encoded by the coding sequence ATGGCGACTCCGAGCGTGCCCATCCCGAACCGCGTTGAAGGCGTTCTTGACCAGACGCCGCCGCAACCATACCCGGGCACGTACCTCGAGGTGATCCACGACTGGGTGGTGACGGTCGATCACAAGAAGATCGGCATCATGTACATCTCGTATGCGCTGATCTTCCTGCTGGTGGCAGGCGTCGAGGCGCTGCTGATTCGTGCGCAGCTCTTCTTTCCGGACAATCACCTGATCTCTCCGTTTGTGTTCGACCGGCTGTTCACGATGCACGGAACGACGATGGTGTTCCTGGTGGGCATGCCGATTCTGTTTGGGTTTGGGAACTATTTAATTCCGCTGATGATCGGCGCGCGGGATATGGCGTTCCCGCGATTGAATGCCTTCAGCTTCTGGATCAGCGCGTTTGCGGGAATGATGCTGTACTTCAGCTTCATTGGCGGCAACGGGCTCACGGGCACGGGAACGGCGCCGGATGTGGCGTGGTTTGCGTACGCACCGCTGACGGAGCGGGCGTTTTCGCCGGGGCACTCGACCGACTACTGGGCGCTGTCGATCATCGCCAGCGGGATTGGGAGCATTGGAACTGCGATCAACATCCTGGCGACGGTGTTCTGCATGCGCTGCAAAGGGATGACGCTGTTCCGCATGCCGCTACTGGCGTGGCTTTACACGACGGTTGCAGGCATGGTGCTGATCACGATCAGCCCGCTGACGGCATGCCAGGCGATGCTGACGATCGATCGCTATCTGGGCGGGCACTTCTTCGATACGCAGGCAGGCGGGTCCGCGATTCTGTGGGCGCACTTCTTCTGGATCTTCGGGCACCCTGAGGTGTACATCCTGGTGCTGCCGGCGTTCGGGTTTGCGAATGAAATCATTCCGGTGTTTTCGCGCAAGGCGATCTTCGGGTATCCGGCCATGGTGGCGGCGAGCGTGGGGATTGGGTTCATCAGCCTGGGTGTGTGGGCGCACCACATGTTCACGATCGGGATGACATCGTTTGGAAATGCATTCTTCACGCTTTCGACGATGCTGGTGGGGATTCCGACGGGTATAAAAATCTTCAACTGGCTGGCGACGATCTGGGGCGGGCGGGTGCGGTTTGCGACGCCGATGCTGTTCGCGATTGGCTTTCTATTCCAGTTTTTGATCGCCGGGCTAACGGGCATCATGCTTTCGGTAAGCCCGTGGAACTGGCAACTGCATAACTCGTATTTTGTCGTCGCGCACTTCCACTATGTGCTGGTGGGCGCGATCGTGTTCATGATCTTCTCGGCGATCTATTACTGGTATCCGAAGATGACGGGGCGGATGCTGGATGAGCGGCTGGGCAAGTGGCATTTCTGGCTGATGCTGATCGGCTTCCACCTGACGTTCGACGTGATGCATATCCCGGGGCTGCTGGGAATGCCGCGGCAGATCTACACGTACCAGGCGGACCGCGGATGGGCGATCTGGAACCAGATTGTGTCTGTGGGCGGATTCCTCCAGGCGATTGCTGTGCTGATCCTGGTTTACAACCTCGTGCACTCGTATTTCAAAGGTAGAGAGGCAGGGCCGGATCCGTGGGATGCGTGGACGCTGGAGTGGTCCACGCACTCGCCCCCGCCAGCGTATAACTTCGCGGTTGATCCGGTGGTGGCAAGCCGCCGGCCGCTGTGGGATTTGAAGCATCCGGAGGATCCGGATTCGGCGTTTGAGTGA
- the coxB gene encoding cytochrome c oxidase subunit II — translation MFRVRLIPVMLGCMAASCSEAQSGSPFINTNIFEPASTPARDVHSLSLFVLLITGGIFLGVSSLLVYALIRFRCRPEDRTEPPQVFGSTQIELAWTIIPVLLITVLFLGTARMIFAIQDAPKPANALDVIVVGHQFWWEYRYPKYGVVTANELHVPQSTKEHPLPTFLKLTSADVMHSYWVPRLAGKTDLLPNRVNELWFDPQVPGVYVGQCAQFCGPEHAKMLLRVYVDPPDKFEAWVKAQQQAQAELPETREQASGAVSTNASVIRVSAQGVNAAQSSNAVNAHAGQTVFEQQACVNCHTVKGTMANGRYGPDLTHLMSRDTIGAGILPNTQENLLRWINDPNDFKPGCLMPAMHLTDEQNAQITAYLLTLH, via the coding sequence GTGTTCCGCGTTCGCCTCATTCCGGTGATGTTGGGCTGCATGGCCGCGTCATGCAGCGAGGCGCAGAGCGGAAGTCCCTTCATTAATACGAACATCTTTGAACCTGCGTCGACGCCGGCGCGTGATGTTCACTCGCTGTCGCTGTTCGTGCTGCTGATTACGGGCGGCATTTTTCTGGGCGTGAGCTCGCTGCTGGTGTATGCGCTGATTCGGTTCCGCTGCAGGCCGGAAGACAGGACAGAACCGCCGCAGGTGTTCGGGAGCACGCAGATCGAGCTGGCATGGACGATCATCCCGGTGCTGCTGATCACGGTCCTGTTCCTGGGCACGGCGAGGATGATCTTCGCAATTCAGGATGCACCGAAGCCGGCGAACGCGCTGGACGTGATCGTGGTGGGACACCAGTTCTGGTGGGAGTACCGATATCCGAAGTACGGCGTGGTGACAGCCAATGAGCTGCATGTTCCGCAGAGCACAAAGGAGCATCCGCTGCCGACGTTCCTGAAGCTGACGTCTGCGGACGTGATGCACAGCTACTGGGTGCCGAGGCTTGCGGGAAAGACTGACCTGCTTCCGAACCGGGTGAATGAGTTGTGGTTCGACCCACAAGTGCCGGGAGTGTATGTGGGCCAGTGCGCGCAGTTCTGCGGCCCGGAGCACGCGAAGATGCTGCTGCGGGTGTATGTGGATCCGCCGGACAAATTTGAAGCGTGGGTGAAAGCACAGCAGCAGGCGCAGGCGGAGCTGCCGGAAACAAGAGAACAGGCATCAGGCGCGGTTTCGACTAATGCGAGTGTGATTCGGGTGAGCGCGCAGGGAGTGAATGCGGCACAGAGCTCGAATGCGGTGAACGCGCACGCGGGACAGACGGTGTTCGAGCAGCAGGCGTGCGTGAACTGCCATACGGTGAAGGGCACGATGGCGAATGGACGATATGGGCCGGACCTGACGCACCTGATGAGCCGCGACACGATTGGCGCGGGGATTTTGCCGAATACGCAGGAGAATCTTCTGCGATGGATTAATGACCCCAACGATTTCAAACCCGGATGCCTGATGCCGGCGATGCATTTGACCGACGAACAGAACGCGCAGATTACGGCGTACCTGCTAACGCTGCACTAG
- a CDS encoding cytochrome c oxidase subunit 3, with protein sequence MGTVPLEHIEHPEAWKLPSRGYIGMSSLIVAESAIFTIFVVAYLYYLGRDVSGPKPREVLELPIFGTVCLLSSSFFIYLAEHAITVGKMGAFKLWWAVTIVLGLIFIIGTGVEWDKLITHDHLTIATNLFGTTFYSLVGLHASHVIIGLIMLLITLVFALTGRLNATHAERVKVLALYWHFVDAVWVVVFTVVYIVGR encoded by the coding sequence GTGGGCACTGTACCGCTGGAACATATCGAACACCCGGAGGCGTGGAAGCTGCCATCGCGCGGCTACATCGGGATGTCTTCGCTGATAGTGGCGGAGAGTGCGATCTTCACGATCTTCGTGGTGGCGTACCTCTACTACCTGGGGCGCGATGTTTCGGGGCCAAAACCGCGCGAGGTGCTGGAGCTGCCGATCTTCGGCACGGTGTGCCTGCTTTCGAGCAGCTTCTTTATCTATCTCGCAGAGCACGCGATCACGGTCGGAAAGATGGGCGCGTTCAAGCTGTGGTGGGCGGTGACGATTGTGCTGGGGTTGATCTTCATCATCGGCACAGGCGTGGAATGGGACAAGCTGATTACGCATGATCACCTGACGATTGCGACGAACCTGTTCGGCACGACGTTTTATTCGCTGGTGGGGCTGCACGCGTCGCACGTGATTATCGGGTTGATCATGCTGCTGATCACGCTGGTGTTTGCGCTGACCGGGAGATTGAATGCGACACATGCGGAACGCGTGAAGGTGCTGGCGCTGTACTGGCACTTTGTCGACGCGGTGTGGGTTGTGGTGTTCACCGTTGTGTACATCGTGGGGAGATGA
- a CDS encoding S53 family peptidase — protein MTASRFTPALLVVAGLFCAGPGFFALSQAQQPQARLSTAIANTSRATLVGSQPPRAHLAHDAGAVDPATPLQSITMYFSRTSQQQSDLDALIAAQQNPASPQYHQWLTPAEFGSRFGVADADIAKTESWLESQGFTVQSVSPSRNSITFSGTAATAASAFGAPLHHYSLNGENHIAPSADLTLPSALAGIVADVRGLSDYRPHAHVRKGNGAAFKPNFTSGQTGNHFLTPGDIAVIYDIKAAYSAGYNGSGQTIAIMGQSAISSTDVTRFQTGIGQTANAPTSILVPSTGISQVYSGDESESDLDVEYATGIAPGATIDFVYVGADATASVFDSLTWAIQNRIAPILNISYGECEAALGQSQYNSLNATLQQAAAQGQTIVSAAGDDGSSDCYDPSSVTTIAQTEGVGVDFPSSSQYVTGVGGTEFPAADVTASTSSTTYFSANGTSDVIVSALSYIPEMAWNDDSVAGISSGLSAGGGGISMFTPAPSWQTGVPGIPAGTSFRLLPDVALDASPNNAPYAYCSSDSTAWASGQQGSCTTGLRDSSSQDLTVAGGTSFAAPIFSGMVAILGQAKGYTWQGVVNPTLYSLAANPATYATAFHDVTSGNNECNLGVTYCGTGTDVTNYAAGVGYDEATGLGSIDLNNLLTAWPKNTSTNTAKAFTLSASALTINQGSGTNGTGSGTSTVTVTPVNGYTGTVTWTVTSNSTVTGACYSIPNATVSGTSAATATLTVTVGNTSCPSGTTALLKSAGTQTAAVHSPAQPAHRSPAVPVLATLGLASLLFIGRRKRRLPALLAVVVLAGVGLGLSGCGGGSNTSCGVSCVTGGNPTQYDYTVTVIGRDTTTSSIVANTTLAFTLTVQ, from the coding sequence ATGACCGCAAGCCGCTTTACCCCCGCTCTTCTCGTCGTTGCCGGCCTGTTTTGCGCCGGTCCCGGTTTCTTCGCTCTCAGTCAGGCTCAGCAGCCTCAGGCGCGCCTCTCGACTGCCATCGCGAACACGTCCCGTGCCACGCTCGTCGGATCGCAGCCGCCGCGCGCCCACCTCGCGCATGATGCCGGAGCTGTCGACCCCGCGACGCCGCTCCAGTCCATCACCATGTACTTCAGCCGCACCTCCCAGCAGCAGAGTGACCTCGACGCTCTCATCGCGGCCCAGCAGAACCCCGCCTCACCCCAGTACCACCAGTGGCTCACGCCCGCCGAATTCGGCTCCCGCTTCGGTGTCGCCGACGCCGACATCGCCAAGACAGAGTCCTGGCTCGAGTCCCAGGGCTTCACCGTCCAGAGCGTCAGCCCCAGCCGCAATAGCATCACCTTCTCCGGCACCGCAGCCACCGCCGCCTCGGCCTTCGGAGCCCCGCTCCACCACTACAGCCTGAACGGCGAAAACCACATCGCGCCCTCCGCCGACCTCACACTCCCGTCCGCACTCGCCGGCATCGTCGCCGACGTCCGCGGCCTTTCCGATTACCGCCCTCACGCCCACGTCCGCAAGGGTAACGGCGCAGCCTTTAAGCCCAACTTCACCTCCGGGCAGACCGGCAATCACTTCCTCACGCCCGGCGACATCGCTGTCATCTACGACATCAAGGCTGCCTACAGCGCCGGCTACAACGGCTCCGGCCAGACCATCGCCATCATGGGCCAGTCCGCCATCTCCAGCACCGACGTGACTCGCTTCCAGACCGGCATCGGCCAGACTGCAAACGCGCCCACCAGCATCCTTGTCCCCAGCACCGGCATCTCCCAGGTCTACAGCGGCGATGAGTCCGAATCCGACCTCGACGTCGAGTACGCCACCGGCATCGCCCCTGGCGCGACCATCGACTTCGTCTACGTCGGTGCCGACGCCACCGCCAGCGTCTTCGACTCGCTGACCTGGGCCATCCAGAACCGCATCGCGCCCATCCTCAACATCAGCTATGGTGAGTGCGAAGCCGCCCTCGGCCAGTCGCAATACAACTCCCTCAATGCCACGCTCCAGCAGGCCGCCGCGCAGGGCCAGACCATCGTCTCGGCCGCCGGCGACGACGGCTCCAGCGATTGCTACGACCCGTCCAGCGTCACCACCATCGCGCAGACCGAGGGCGTCGGCGTCGACTTCCCATCCTCCAGCCAGTACGTCACCGGCGTCGGCGGAACCGAGTTCCCCGCCGCAGACGTAACCGCCAGCACCAGCAGCACCACCTACTTCTCGGCCAACGGGACCTCTGACGTCATCGTTTCGGCTCTCTCCTACATCCCCGAGATGGCCTGGAACGATGACTCAGTCGCGGGCATCTCCTCCGGTCTCTCTGCCGGCGGCGGCGGCATCAGCATGTTCACGCCCGCTCCTTCGTGGCAGACCGGCGTCCCTGGCATCCCCGCTGGCACCAGCTTCCGCCTCCTGCCGGACGTCGCCCTCGACGCCTCTCCCAACAACGCTCCCTACGCCTACTGCAGCAGTGACAGCACCGCCTGGGCATCGGGTCAGCAAGGCAGCTGCACCACAGGTCTGCGCGACAGCTCCAGCCAGGACCTCACCGTCGCCGGTGGCACCAGCTTCGCCGCCCCCATCTTCTCCGGCATGGTCGCCATCCTCGGTCAGGCCAAGGGCTACACCTGGCAAGGCGTCGTCAACCCGACCCTCTACAGCCTGGCCGCCAATCCGGCCACCTACGCCACAGCCTTCCACGATGTCACCTCCGGCAATAACGAGTGCAATCTCGGTGTCACGTACTGCGGCACCGGCACCGATGTAACCAACTACGCCGCGGGCGTCGGCTATGACGAAGCCACCGGCCTCGGCTCCATCGACCTCAACAACCTTCTCACCGCCTGGCCCAAGAACACCTCCACCAACACGGCCAAGGCCTTCACACTCAGCGCCTCCGCGCTCACCATCAACCAAGGCTCGGGTACAAATGGTACTGGCTCGGGTACCTCCACCGTCACCGTCACTCCGGTGAACGGATACACCGGTACCGTCACTTGGACTGTTACCTCCAACTCCACTGTGACCGGCGCCTGCTACTCGATCCCCAACGCCACCGTCTCGGGGACCTCCGCAGCCACCGCGACCCTCACCGTCACGGTCGGCAACACCTCCTGCCCGTCCGGCACAACGGCTCTGCTCAAATCCGCAGGAACCCAGACTGCTGCCGTCCACTCACCGGCTCAACCCGCGCATCGCTCACCTGCAGTCCCGGTGCTCGCGACTCTCGGCCTCGCCTCGCTGCTCTTCATCGGACGTCGTAAGCGGCGCCTGCCCGCTCTGCTGGCTGTCGTGGTCCTCGCAGGTGTAGGCCTCGGCCTCTCCGGGTGTGGTGGTGGCTCCAACACATCATGCGGCGTGTCCTGCGTCACCGGTGGCAATCCCACGCAGTACGACTACACCGTCACCGTCATCGGCAGGGACACCACGACCAGTTCGATCGTCGCCAACACCACCCTCGCCTTCACCCTCACCGTCCAGTAG
- a CDS encoding glycosyltransferase family 87 protein, whose translation MRPVSRMWLNTIAAMVCILSVFVPLAKFAVARTSDFVSHYAAGEMVRQQPQNLYSLDVQRQYQTALGGRPFLPWLHPAVEALVFAPLTFMGIDRAFRVWAVVNILVLCWIAFSMRRLLGDLTGAQLGAVFVAAWLPLACGLAWGQDHIVCLLLYTWAYLFAEDGRDMPAGCCLGLAFVRFQLAIPVLVFFVLMRRWRVVGAAVATVGAMAAVSFALVGRGLVPSYRAAIVYLATVHDATNLTRMPSVRGLLALVVKEPRELVMTTAVASAAVLAAGALMWVRADQRRFDLLFVSALLLGLAVDYHLFMHDLSLLALAGVLMVRRWPWFAVWLWGVGLLEAAMVPASQRFGAMAVMLVVGGFWAAQRALITKAPDGVRRPGLVPSPNVGPTTGR comes from the coding sequence ATGCGGCCGGTATCGCGGATGTGGCTGAATACGATCGCGGCGATGGTGTGCATACTCAGCGTGTTTGTGCCGCTGGCCAAATTCGCTGTAGCAAGGACCTCGGATTTCGTGAGTCACTATGCGGCGGGCGAGATGGTGCGGCAGCAGCCGCAGAATCTGTACTCGTTGGACGTGCAGAGACAATACCAGACGGCGCTGGGAGGCAGACCATTTCTGCCCTGGTTGCATCCGGCGGTGGAAGCGCTGGTGTTTGCGCCGCTGACCTTCATGGGGATCGACCGTGCGTTTCGGGTGTGGGCGGTGGTGAACATTCTCGTGCTGTGCTGGATCGCGTTCAGCATGCGCCGACTGCTGGGAGATCTGACGGGAGCGCAGCTCGGTGCGGTGTTTGTGGCGGCGTGGCTTCCGCTGGCTTGTGGGCTGGCCTGGGGGCAGGACCATATCGTTTGCCTGCTGCTGTATACGTGGGCGTACCTGTTTGCAGAGGACGGACGGGACATGCCGGCAGGGTGCTGCCTGGGGTTGGCGTTTGTGCGGTTTCAGCTCGCGATTCCAGTGCTGGTGTTCTTTGTGTTGATGCGACGGTGGAGGGTGGTGGGCGCTGCGGTGGCTACAGTGGGGGCGATGGCGGCGGTGTCGTTTGCGCTGGTGGGGCGAGGGCTGGTCCCAAGCTATCGAGCGGCGATCGTGTACCTGGCGACCGTGCATGATGCCACGAACCTGACGCGAATGCCCTCGGTGCGCGGATTGCTGGCATTGGTTGTGAAGGAACCCCGCGAACTGGTGATGACGACAGCCGTGGCCTCGGCGGCGGTTCTGGCCGCGGGCGCGCTAATGTGGGTGCGCGCCGATCAGCGGAGGTTCGATTTGTTGTTTGTGTCGGCGCTACTGCTCGGGCTGGCGGTGGACTATCACTTGTTTATGCACGACTTGAGCCTCCTGGCACTGGCAGGCGTGCTGATGGTTCGAAGATGGCCGTGGTTCGCAGTGTGGCTTTGGGGGGTGGGTCTGCTGGAAGCTGCCATGGTGCCGGCGAGCCAAAGGTTCGGCGCGATGGCTGTGATGCTGGTTGTGGGCGGATTTTGGGCAGCGCAAAGGGCGCTGATAACAAAAGCCCCGGACGGCGTGCGCCGCCCGGGGCTGGTTCCCTCACCGAATGTGGGCCCGACTACTGGACGGTGA